Below is a window of Mucilaginibacter ginkgonis DNA.
TTATAGAATTTACCTACGCAGACGCAACGTTCACTGCAGAAAACGATCTGATAGTAGCTTATTGCGGAGGCGGACTTAATTTTAAAGTTGAGGGCCGCGTTTTACCCACAGGCAAGCCCATCTTTATTCCCAAAGGAACAGCAATTACGTCAATACCTGAAACGGAAGGTTGCCGCACTTATCTGGCAATAGCCGGCGGATGGGATGTGCCTGTGGTTATGGGTAGCAAAAGCACGTGCCTGGTTGCAGGTTTTGGTGGGTATCACGGACGGGTGATAAAGAAAGGTGACGCGCTAAAGGCCATCGGTTATAAAAGCGAATTGAGCGAAGCAATTCTAATTGCATTGAAAGGCAGGGATATTAAGTGTGCTAACTGGAGCATAGCCCGCGATATGTTTGCACCTGCGGATACGAAGTTGATACGCGTTGTGCCAGGACCCGAATTTACACGCTTTGACGCAACCTCTATCTTAAATTTTTTGTCACTGCCGTATACGCTTACGCCCGAGAGTAACCGGATGGGTTACCGCTTGGCAGGAGAAAAGTTAGTGAGCACAAACAAGGCGGAGATGATCTCGACGGCGGTTACACCCGGAACAATCCAGGTAGCAAATGATGGCAGCCCGATCCTTTTAATGGGCGATTGCCAAACCACCGGTGGCTACCCGCGCATTGCGCAGGTTACAGCGGTAGACTTACCCCTATGTGCCCAACTGAAGCCCGGCGACAATATCTATTTTAAAGAGATAAGCCGCCATGAAGCCGAAATGCTTTATCTTGAACGGCACGAAGAATTGAAACAATTACAACTGGCTATAAAAACTAAATACTTACCGGGATGATCTCTATAGATCTAAACTGCGATATGGGCGAGGCCTTCGGCAACTACGCTATGCCCAACGACGCTATTTTGATGGATTATATTACATCGGCAAATATTGCCTGTGGCTACCATGCCGGGGATGCGGCGGTTATGCAGCAAACCGTTTCCCTGGCAGTGCAAAAGGGCGTTGCAATAGGCG
It encodes the following:
- a CDS encoding 5-oxoprolinase subunit C family protein, which codes for MQIRINKPGLLSTVQDLGRFKYLANGVPVSGAMDKLSAAIANIACGNDMNDAVIEFTYADATFTAENDLIVAYCGGGLNFKVEGRVLPTGKPIFIPKGTAITSIPETEGCRTYLAIAGGWDVPVVMGSKSTCLVAGFGGYHGRVIKKGDALKAIGYKSELSEAILIALKGRDIKCANWSIARDMFAPADTKLIRVVPGPEFTRFDATSILNFLSLPYTLTPESNRMGYRLAGEKLVSTNKAEMISTAVTPGTIQVANDGSPILLMGDCQTTGGYPRIAQVTAVDLPLCAQLKPGDNIYFKEISRHEAEMLYLERHEELKQLQLAIKTKYLPG